One window of the Klebsiella oxytoca genome contains the following:
- a CDS encoding FAD-dependent oxidoreductase: MKSWDVIVIGSGAAGFAAAVTACCKGLSVLMLEKAPQFGGTSAISGGAVWIHDSDQARKMASSGPAKDIETYLRTIIGEANYRQDLVSAFIHSGREALAFLEKEGAVKYSLRPLSPDYYPDEPGAVDSGRALEAVEFDGRELGKHFRDLRSPPPGMLLFGGMMVNRVDIQHFLDMRRSLRSMAHCSRLLLRYGRDRIRHHRGTRLAMGNALIARMATLAFRKGMQLQLNVNVLSLTERNGEVTGVEIEHAGQTQTLEARCGVVLAAGGFAAGKLAERYRPNTREHYTMSPAANDGIALRLAAAVNARTGADLPSNFFWAPVSVLRRHDGTQERFPHLVTDRAKPGVIAVNQRAVRFVNESNSYHHFASAMQRRAENAPCFLICDAQAIKRYGLGLARPAPVNNDALVTAGYLHKAGTLAELAKQLGLDPHTLEDTVARYNRDAVAGLDPAFAKGGNSYNRAMGDPGHRPNACNAPLTSAPFYAVTLYTGDLGTSRGLVTTANAQVINSLGEPIKGLYAVGNDMDSMMAGTYPGPGITLGPALTFGYLSASHMAQQHAL; the protein is encoded by the coding sequence ATGAAAAGCTGGGATGTCATCGTTATCGGCAGCGGCGCCGCAGGCTTTGCCGCGGCGGTAACCGCCTGCTGCAAGGGGCTATCGGTGCTGATGCTGGAAAAAGCCCCGCAGTTTGGCGGTACCTCGGCCATTTCCGGCGGCGCGGTGTGGATCCATGATAGCGATCAGGCGCGCAAAATGGCCAGCAGCGGCCCCGCGAAGGATATCGAAACCTATCTGCGAACCATTATCGGTGAAGCCAACTATCGTCAGGATCTGGTCAGTGCCTTCATTCATTCTGGCCGCGAAGCGCTGGCGTTTCTTGAAAAAGAAGGAGCGGTGAAATATAGCCTGCGCCCGCTCTCTCCGGATTATTACCCGGATGAGCCCGGCGCGGTCGATTCCGGGCGAGCGCTGGAAGCGGTGGAGTTTGACGGCCGGGAGCTGGGAAAACATTTTCGCGATCTCCGCTCTCCCCCGCCGGGAATGCTGCTGTTCGGCGGGATGATGGTTAACCGGGTTGATATTCAGCACTTTCTTGATATGCGCCGTTCTCTGCGCTCGATGGCACACTGCAGCAGGCTGCTGCTGCGCTACGGTCGCGACCGCATCAGGCACCATCGGGGAACGCGTCTGGCGATGGGCAACGCGCTGATCGCCCGCATGGCGACGCTCGCCTTTCGCAAAGGCATGCAGCTTCAGCTCAACGTCAACGTGCTTTCGCTGACCGAACGCAACGGCGAGGTGACCGGCGTTGAAATTGAGCATGCAGGGCAGACACAGACTCTTGAAGCACGCTGCGGCGTAGTGCTGGCAGCAGGAGGTTTCGCTGCCGGTAAGCTGGCTGAACGCTATCGGCCCAATACTCGTGAGCACTACACCATGTCGCCCGCCGCTAACGACGGCATCGCGCTGCGTCTTGCCGCCGCGGTCAACGCCCGCACGGGCGCTGACCTGCCGTCCAACTTTTTCTGGGCGCCGGTCTCGGTTTTACGTCGTCATGACGGCACGCAGGAGCGCTTCCCTCACCTGGTAACCGATCGCGCCAAACCCGGCGTAATTGCGGTCAACCAGCGCGCGGTGCGCTTCGTGAATGAATCAAACTCTTATCACCATTTTGCCAGCGCCATGCAACGCCGGGCAGAAAACGCCCCCTGTTTTCTGATTTGCGACGCGCAGGCCATCAAGCGCTACGGTCTCGGTCTGGCGCGCCCTGCCCCGGTAAATAACGACGCGCTGGTAACAGCAGGCTATCTGCACAAAGCCGGTACCCTGGCGGAGCTGGCAAAGCAGCTCGGGCTGGACCCGCATACGCTCGAAGACACGGTGGCCCGCTATAACCGTGATGCCGTGGCGGGTCTTGATCCGGCGTTCGCCAAAGGCGGCAACAGCTACAACCGCGCGATGGGCGACCCTGGCCATCGGCCCAACGCCTGTAACGCTCCGCTGACCAGCGCGCCGTTTTATGCCGTCACTCTCTATACCGGCGATCTTGGCACCTCGCGCGGCCTGGTCACTACCGCCAATGCCCAGGTTATCAACTCGCTGGGTGAACCAATTAAAGGGCTCTACGCCGTGGGTAACGATATGGATTCGATGATGGCCGGAACCTATCCCGGTCCGGGAATTACCCTCGGCCCGGCGCTGACCTTCGGCTATCTCTCAGCCAGCCACATGGCGCAACAACACGCACTGTAA
- a CDS encoding shikimate dehydrogenase family protein, with protein MVSGFTQVVAVIGHPITQVKSPENFNRYFADRQMDSVMIPVDIAPQAVADYLQALRGWHNMSGVLVTVPHKQRAAALVDELTPRAQHLNAVNVIRKLADGRLQGDMLDGVGFRLAAEAHGFSAAGKKALLSGCGGVGSAIAWELCEAGISQLALYDQNSATLQLLHNRLATHFPQVHLIELPATLNGMDLVVNGSPAGMAGFAPLPLPQALLETLQASTHVADVVTAPVITPLLSFSRERGCTIQTGPEMALAQMKLMGQFIGAMAQEQGAAA; from the coding sequence ATGGTCAGTGGATTCACTCAGGTCGTCGCCGTTATCGGTCATCCGATTACCCAGGTTAAATCGCCGGAAAATTTCAACCGCTACTTTGCCGATCGGCAGATGGACAGCGTTATGATCCCGGTGGACATAGCTCCGCAAGCCGTTGCTGACTATCTGCAGGCGCTACGCGGCTGGCATAACATGAGCGGTGTGCTGGTCACCGTTCCGCATAAACAGCGGGCCGCCGCCCTGGTCGATGAGCTGACCCCGCGTGCTCAGCACCTGAATGCCGTCAACGTCATTCGTAAGCTGGCCGACGGCCGTTTACAGGGTGATATGCTCGATGGCGTCGGCTTCCGGCTTGCCGCAGAGGCGCATGGATTTAGCGCCGCGGGAAAAAAAGCGCTGCTCTCCGGATGCGGCGGCGTCGGCAGCGCAATCGCCTGGGAGCTTTGCGAAGCAGGCATCAGCCAGCTGGCGCTTTATGACCAGAACTCCGCGACTCTTCAGCTCCTGCATAATCGGCTGGCAACCCATTTTCCGCAGGTTCATCTCATCGAGCTGCCCGCTACGCTTAACGGCATGGATTTAGTGGTCAATGGTTCTCCGGCGGGAATGGCCGGTTTTGCCCCTTTACCGCTGCCGCAGGCGCTGCTGGAAACGCTTCAGGCATCGACACATGTCGCGGATGTCGTAACCGCACCGGTTATCACCCCGCTCCTTTCCTTCTCCCGGGAGCGCGGCTGCACGATCCAGACCGGACCTGAAATGGCGCTGGCGCAGATGAAACTGATGGGTCAGTTCATTGGCGCAATGGCGCAGGAACAGGGAGCGGCGGCATGA